The stretch of DNA GTATGCGGTGCCGGCGATGTGGCTATTGCGCCTGCGAGTGAAGGCCGATGTCGACTCGCTGCGTCACAAGCCCAGCAGTTGCGTGATCATCGCCAACCATCAATCCAACTACGACCTGTTTGTGTTCGGCACCGTGGTGCCGTACCGCACGGTGTGTATCGGCAAGAAGAGCCTGAAGTGGGTGCCGTTGTTCGGACAGTTGTTCTGGCTGGCGGGCAATGTGTTGATCGACCGGGGCAATGCGCACAAGGCGCGGCGTTCGATGCTGACCACCACCCACACCTTGCAGCATGCCGACACCTCGATCTGGGTGTTCCCGGAAGGCACGCGCAACTTCGGTGAAACCCTGCTGCCGTTCAAGAAAGGCGCGTTCCAGATGGCGATCGCCGCAGGCGTGCCGATTGTGCAGGTGTGTGTCAGCACCTATGTGAAGCAGATGAAGCTCAATAGCTGGAACAGTGGCGATATTCTGATTCGCTCGTTACCGCCAATTCCTACGAAGGGGCTGACGATGGATGACATGCCGCTGTTAATGCAGACCTGTCGCGAGCAAATGCGCGACTGCATCGAGGCGATGGACCGCGAGCTGCAAACCACGCCTGCAATCACGGCTGAACCCCGCCGAATTTGCTGACTCTGATTGGGCAGGGCAGCTAAGCTGCCTGACAGTTGTCATCTGCCATTCAAGAAGAAGCGATCAGCACTATGGGTAGAGTTGTTGCGGCCGCCGTCTATAGCGCCGGAAAGAAAGTCACTGATATCACCCTCGACGAAGGCGCCGCGTGGGCCGCCAAGCCTGACCACTTTGTGTGGATCGGCCTGGAGGAGCCCAGCGCCCTGGAACTGGCCAACCTGCAGCGCCAGTTCAACCTGCACGAACTGGCCATCGAAGACGCCCTGGAAAAACACAGCCGCCCCAAGCTTGAAACCTTCGGCGACGCGCTGTTTATCGTGACCTATTCGCCGGTGCGCGATAACGGCAAGCTGGAGTTTATCGAAACCCATATCTTTGCCGGCAACGGCTACATCATCACCGCCCGCAACGGCCACTCGGCATCCTACGGCTATGTGCGCCAGCGCTGTGAGGCGCGACCGCTGTTGCTGGAGCATGGGGAAGATTTCGTACTCTATGCGCTGCTGGATTTTGTTACCGAGAACTACCAGCCGGTGAGCGAGGCGATTCATGCCGAGGTCGATGAACTGGAGCGCAACGTGTTGTGCAACTCCCTGAGTGAAGCGGATATCCAGAAGCTCCACGGCCTGCGCCGCGATGTGCTGCGACTGAAGCGCTATGTAGCACCGATGGTGGAGATCAGTCAGGAATTGCAGAAACTGAGCTTCCCGTTTATCGACAAGAACATGCGTCCGTACTTTCGCGATGTGCAGATTCACGTCACCCGGCAGATGGAAGACCTGACCACCTTGCGGGATATCGCCAGCCAGACCATCGAGATTGGGGTGTTGCTGGAAGCCTCGCGCCAAAGCGTGGTGCAACGCAAGTTTGCCGCGTGGGCAGCGATTCTGGCGTTCCCGACGGCGGTGGCCGGGATTTACGGGATGAACTTCCAGAACATGCCGGAGCTGCAATGGCACTACGGCTATTTTGCGGTGCTGGGGTTTATTGCGGTGGGGTGTACAAGTTTGTGGGCCAGCTTCAAGCGTTCAGGCTGGCTGTAACAAACCCAGCTCATTTGCTGAAGATCAAAAGTGTGGGAGCTGGCTTGCCTGCGATGCAGGCACCTCGGTTTGTCAGTTACACCAAGGTGATGCTATCGCAGGCAAGCCAGCTCCTACATTAATCTGCTTTGCCTTGAAGACCGTGCTTCTTGCCCTGGACGGTTTCAGGCCGCTCCTGCTTTTGGT from Pseudomonas sp. NC02 encodes:
- a CDS encoding magnesium and cobalt transport protein CorA, with the protein product MGRVVAAAVYSAGKKVTDITLDEGAAWAAKPDHFVWIGLEEPSALELANLQRQFNLHELAIEDALEKHSRPKLETFGDALFIVTYSPVRDNGKLEFIETHIFAGNGYIITARNGHSASYGYVRQRCEARPLLLEHGEDFVLYALLDFVTENYQPVSEAIHAEVDELERNVLCNSLSEADIQKLHGLRRDVLRLKRYVAPMVEISQELQKLSFPFIDKNMRPYFRDVQIHVTRQMEDLTTLRDIASQTIEIGVLLEASRQSVVQRKFAAWAAILAFPTAVAGIYGMNFQNMPELQWHYGYFAVLGFIAVGCTSLWASFKRSGWL
- a CDS encoding 1-acyl-sn-glycerol-3-phosphate acyltransferase, producing the protein MLFLLRMLLMGLHFMIAGVLGVLLGICRPFNPDNSRYCARLYAVPAMWLLRLRVKADVDSLRHKPSSCVIIANHQSNYDLFVFGTVVPYRTVCIGKKSLKWVPLFGQLFWLAGNVLIDRGNAHKARRSMLTTTHTLQHADTSIWVFPEGTRNFGETLLPFKKGAFQMAIAAGVPIVQVCVSTYVKQMKLNSWNSGDILIRSLPPIPTKGLTMDDMPLLMQTCREQMRDCIEAMDRELQTTPAITAEPRRIC